The following proteins come from a genomic window of Larimichthys crocea isolate SSNF chromosome XV, L_crocea_2.0, whole genome shotgun sequence:
- the asxl1 gene encoding polycomb group protein ASXL1 isoform X3, which yields MMPRVVLTPLKVNGEHVPSGPMKRSRGGVDVDFETPGSILVNTNIRALINVRTFSAFPTHSQQQLLQLLPEVDRQIGPDGMARLSSSALNNEFFTHASQSWKERLAEGEFTHEMQVRFRQEMEKEKKVEAWKEKFFEEYHGQKSGLTQEESLKLTMSEASEVAASVMDSDVAVVTPGAPKRRSVGRRRRDGRMRRRTRADLRRRARRTLCKATTPVLPSAEAAEASAALDISAVSIGSPMSDNTVVQAEVVLQAECGVELPAESPSMEPKPSPTPEPVTLPAPTPTPTPTPTPTPTPTPTPTPTPSPSPSPASTSANEEPEVRTRLLPEEAAPVLASTSSPSSSSSSSSSASSPASSPSSPSDRQGAFAAGLDSSSSSSASSSAAVAVDPLDDTASVVTSITGGTATSSRESSPSASPATTPVPSSQLKEQKRRPDEAQAFSSFPEKRPRLDDRQSFRTTIDSVRSEKPQPTTEEPKVPPIRIQLSRIKPPWVKGHPTYQICPRIVPPGEGSRRSGTGGARTLADIKARAQQARAQREAAAAVAASSDGAGPAGLRLRTTAGLPDSSNGRRAREHPGPIEPGGGGGGGGGGGSGRRGGGGMEEQESSSGSNSSGTQLQLHNVEPTPQPSPSLSTTSTSMSLEPPQTPSPALEEAADGPEGGEEIQATPASVQSTSNGLTDKAADLPSPEHCTHSARQSQMPESAIVPSKKADQGCEKPSLAPTSIPDSLPRFGAQGVDVIQTLASSCQPKDQVQVKEAGLGGVIQHGSHHVDSQDIFSHSATERQAPRTPSSQHVDRSGREKDDEAGIHSDSTETASDCENEGQEDEQQPDWCPQLSTQRNGQLVICSPPPTNQQPVIQAHVSNRQGQTVIQPCFPNGLPHPQHSRPHSQDQQSLPTVHLRGLRDTNVVVKMEPGDDCRVSRQSSAEEECRGGLKPSVTHPAAAVASKRLASSARPVSSVEANNPLVTQLLQGSLPLEKVLPSHSANRLEISRLPGPQPRPPVARTPGPRVSAQCPSPELNAASQIHKSPTGRLVSCLMEASAVSQYQSQQAPGAVPVITSLPSSLSSFSSLTYRNKSDLSSQTIMESAVIKDSHAPQPSQGATPDRPQPSLRTIPNGPSPPHADPCPTEVVPTIRINWRTPQSHQQQLSPAPIVKNEVGARPSCQAFAKSSPIKPLSVTKKEPGSSVDSYLSGGAMEGLLNMEMTFARMAKKEHGKPYSSGSPSSSSPSPSSSASSLPFQLYGKLPKQAGGLGVSYTANVSVMDNGGFSRSMADGVLQLRPRLASSQTTLSIQAFTDSTAEEVALKCSCRLKAMIMCQGCGAFCHDDCIGPSKLCVSCLVVR from the exons ATGATGCCTCGTGTTGTCCTCACCCCTCTGAAAGTGAACGGAGAGCATGTCCCCTCAG GACCCATGAAAAGAAGTAGAGGAGGGGTGGATGTAGACTTTGAAACACCAGGCTCCATCCTGGTCAACACCAACATCAGAGCCCTCATCAATGTGCGGACCTTCTCAGCCTTCCCAACacactcacagcagcagctgctgcagctgctgccagAGGTGGACCGACAG ATTGGACCTGATGGCATGGCCAGACTGAGCAGTTCAGCTCTGAACAATGAGTTCTTTACCCATGCCTCCCAGAGCTGGAAAGAGAGGCTAGCTGAGG GTGAGTTTACCCACGAGATGCAAGTGCGTTTTCGGCaggaaatggagaaagagaagaaagttgAGGCGTGGAAGGAAAAGTTTTTCGAAGAGTACCACGGGCAAAA gtctggCCTGACACAAGAGGAGTCCCTAAAGCTTACCATGAGTGAAGCCAGTGAAGTTGCAGCCAGTGTGATGGACAGTGACGTGGCTGTGGTTACACCTGGTGCTCCCAAGAGACGCAGTGTGGGTCGCCGAAGAAGAGACGGAAGAATGAGAAGACGCACTCGGGCTGACCTGCGTCGCAGGGCCCGTCGTACTCTCTGCAAGGCCACTACTCCAGTCCTGCCGTCTGCAGAAGCAGCCGAGGCCAGCGCTGCACTGGACATCTCAGCAGTTTCTATTGGCTCTCCCATGTCTGACAACACAGTTGTTCAAGCTGAGGTGGTGCTGCAGGCTGAGTGTGGTGTGGAGCTCCCAGCTGAGAGTCCCTCCATGGAGCCAAAGCCCTCTCCGACTCCGGAACCAGTCACATTGCCAGCCCCTACTCCTACTCCTACTCCTACACCTACTCCCACTCCCACTCCCACTCCTACTCCTACTCCTACTCCCAGCCCCAGCCCCAGCCCAGCCTCCACCAGCGCCAATGAAGAGCCAGAAGTTAGGACCCGCCTGCTTCCAGAAGAGGCTGCACCTGTACTGgcttccacctcctccccttcctcctcctcctcttcttcttcatctgccTCCTCACCcgcctcctcaccctcctcacctTCTGACAGACAAGGAGCTTTTGCTGCAGGCCTGgactcttcttcatcctcctcagcTTCCTCCAGTGCCGCAGTCGCAGTCGATCCCCTGGATGACACAGCCTCCGTGGTCACCTCTATCACAGGGGGTACCGCCACTAGCAGCCGTGAGAGCAGCCCCTCAGCCAGTCCAGCTACCACCCCTGTACCCAGCTCCCAGCTCAAGGAGCAGAAGAGAAGACCAGATGAGGCTCAGGCCTTCTCCAGCTTCCCCGAAAAGAGGCCGCGGCTTGACGACCGTCAGTCCTTTCGTACCACAATTGACAGTGTCCGTTCGGAGAAGCCGCAGCCGACAACCGAAGAGCCCAAGGTGCCGCCTATCCGG ATTCAACTGTCCAGAATCAAACCTCCCTGGGTCAAAGGGCACCCCACCTACCAGATCTGCCCAAGGATCGTGCCCCCCGGCGAGGGCTCGCGGCGGTCGGGGACGGGGGGCGCGCGCACCTTGGCGGACATCAAAGCCCGCGCCCAGCAAGCCCGGGCCCAGCGCGAggccgctgctgctgttgcagcCTCTAGCGACGGGGCAGGGCCGGCAGGGCTCAGGCTGCGGACTACTGCTGGGCTACCGGATAGCAGCAATGGACGACGAGCGCGAGAGCATCCAGGACCTATCGAgcccggaggaggaggaggaggaggaggaggaggaggaagtggaagaagGGGAGGTGGTGGGATGGAGGAGCAGGAATCGTCTTCAGGCTCTAATTCGTCTGGAACACAACTACAGCTTCACAATGTAGAGCCCACACCCCAGCCTTCCCCTTCACTGTCCACTACCTCAACCTCCATGTCCCTGGAGCCCCCACAGACACCAAGCCCTGCTCTGGAAGAAGCAGCTGATGGGCCAGAGGGTGGAGAGGAAATACAAGCAACACCAGCCAGTGTTCAGAGTACCTCCAATGGGCTCACAGACAAAGCAGCCGACTTGCCCTCTCCAGAGCACTGTACCCACTCAGCCAGGCAAAGCCAGATGCCCGAGTCTGCCATTGTCCCCTCTAAGAAGGCAGACCAGGGTTGTGAAAAACCCTCACTAGCCCCAACCTCCATCCCAGATTCCCTTCCCAGGTTCGGAGCTCAGGGTGTTGACGTTATTCAGACACTGGCCAGCTCCTGTCAGCCCAAAGACCAGGTACAAGTAAAGGAGGCTGGACTGGGTGGCGTTATCCAGCATGGTTCTCACCATGTGGACTCCCAAGACATATTTTCCCATTCAGCTACAGAGAGACAAGCGCCACGCACACCCTCTTCCCAACATGTGGACCGGTctggcagagagaaagatgacGAGGCAGGGATACATAGTGACTCCACGGAAACCGCTTCAGACTGTGAGAACGAAGGCCAGGAGGATGAGCAGCAGCCTGACTGGTGCCCTCAACTGAGCACGCAGAGAAATGGCCAGCTGGTCATCTGCAGCCCTCCTCCGACGAACCAGCAACCAGTCATCCAGGCCCACGTGTCCAACCGCCAAGGTCAGACCGTCATTCAGCCTTGCTTCCCCAATGGCCTGCCTCACCCTCAGCACAGCCGTCCCCATTCCCAAGATCAGCAGTCTCTGCCCACAGTCCACCTACGTGGTCTTAGGGACACCAACGTTGTGGTCAAAATGGAGCCTGGAGATGATTGTAGAGTCTCAAGGCAGAGCTCTGCTGAAGAGGAGTGTCGTGGCGGTTTAAAGCCCTCTGTCACTCACCCAGCTGCTGCAGTGGCCTCCAAGAGACTGGCCAGCTCAGCCCGACCAGTGTCCAGTGTGGAAGCCAACAATCCTTTGGTCACTCAGCTATTACAGGGAAGCTTGCCCCTGGAGAAAGTTCTACCTTCACACTCTGCCAACAGGCTGGAGATCAGTCGATTACCAGGACCCCAACCAAGACCACCAGTGGCAAGGACCCCAGGGCCACGGGTCTCAGCCCAATGTCCTAGCCCAGAACTGAATGCAGCCTCTCAAATCCACAAGTCTCCAACAGGCCGCCTAGTCTCCTGTCTCATGGAGGCCTCAGCAGTATCCCAGTATCAGTCCCAGCAGGCTCCTGGGGCTGTCCCGGTCATCACCTCTCTGCCATCTTCTCTATCCTCCTTCAGTTCTCTTACCTATAGAAATAAGTCAGACCTTAGCTCTCAGACCATTATGGAGTCTGCAGTTATCAAAGACTCTCATGCTCCTCAGCCTTCACAAGGGGCCACTCCAGACAGGCCCCAGCCATCTCTTCGGACCATACCTAATGGCCCTTCTCCTCCCCATGCAGACCCCTGTCCCACAGAGGTGGTGCCTACTATTAGGATCAACTGGAGGACCCCACAAAGTCACCAACAGCAGCTGTCTCCCGCACCCATCGTGAAAAATGAAGTCGGTGCTCGGCCCTCTTGCCAGGCATTTGCCAAATCCTCCCCTATTAAACCCCTGAGTGTTACCAAAAAGGAGCCTGGGAGCTCTGTGGACAGCTACCTGAGTGGAGGGGCGATGGAGGGACTCCTCAACATGGAGATGACTTTTGCCAGGATGGCAAAGAAGGAGCATGGGAAACCCTACTCCTCtggctctccctcctcctcttctccctcaccctcctcgtctgcctcctcccttcccttccaGCTGTACGGGAAGCTCCCCAAGCAAGCTGGAGGTTTAGGCGTAAGCTACACAGCCAATGTGTCAGTGATGGACAACGGCGGTTTCTCCCGGAGCATGGCAGATGGCGTTCTCCAGCTGCGCCCCCGCTTGGCCTCAAGTCAGACCACCCTCAGCATCCAGGCCTTTACTGACAGTACGGCTGAGGAGGTGGCGCTCAAGTGCTCATGCCGCCTCAAAGCCATGATCATGTGCCAGGGCTGCGGTGCCTTCTGCCATGACGATTGCATCGGGCCCTCCAAACTGTGCGTGTCATGTCTGGTGGTCAGATAG